A window from Candidatus Zixiibacteriota bacterium encodes these proteins:
- a CDS encoding fibronectin type III domain-containing protein gives MKPFVFSLAILICLGLSPAILAQVAGPELISPANGTTDLECPFDFIWSSNPDAYHYSLEIDTVPDFSSPFLLSYGFNDTLWNFQCSNWDNLTLYWRVRAFLLSGPTTDWSETWSFTIFDRRPILQVPNNGQTGVDVPVMIEWTTPVEAEYFFISIDDEPTFTYPYYFNEWVIEDTFFLWNDYFETEKWPTYNKTYYYKIQSQINMERLPWTDTWTFTTVDATPALTAPLEAAVDEPIPVYFEWNCAVDFDYFTISIDDDPGFNPPLVMENYVVYGLSYIWTEADLGTTYYWKVKTYAHYGVSGWSETRSFTTHCPVAEIPELVGPADGSPSLNQPITLDWQGVGGAYSYWLQVSEAPDFTVPVINGQLSWDDRTVHGLTAGTTYYWRVCAVSNVCGWSDWSPVWSFTADADYICGDINNDNGLNILDVTYFIYYLYKSGPPPICW, from the coding sequence ATGAAACCCTTTGTTTTTTCTCTCGCAATTTTAATATGCCTGGGTTTAAGTCCGGCCATATTGGCCCAGGTGGCAGGGCCGGAGCTTATCAGTCCGGCTAACGGAACTACCGATCTCGAATGCCCCTTTGATTTTATCTGGTCTTCCAATCCGGATGCATATCATTATTCCCTTGAAATTGATACCGTTCCTGATTTCAGTTCTCCTTTCTTACTAAGCTATGGTTTTAACGATACTCTATGGAATTTTCAATGCAGTAACTGGGATAATCTTACTCTATACTGGCGGGTGAGGGCTTTTTTATTATCCGGGCCCACTACAGATTGGAGCGAAACCTGGTCATTTACAATTTTCGACAGGCGACCGATTTTACAGGTCCCCAATAATGGGCAGACCGGGGTCGATGTTCCGGTAATGATCGAATGGACAACACCTGTCGAGGCCGAATATTTTTTCATATCGATCGATGATGAACCAACCTTCACATATCCTTATTACTTTAATGAATGGGTGATTGAAGATACATTCTTCCTCTGGAATGATTACTTCGAAACCGAAAAATGGCCGACTTACAATAAAACCTATTACTATAAGATACAATCCCAGATAAACATGGAAAGGTTGCCCTGGACCGACACCTGGACATTTACAACAGTCGATGCCACACCAGCTTTGACGGCGCCGCTCGAAGCCGCTGTCGATGAACCGATTCCGGTTTATTTCGAATGGAATTGTGCCGTCGATTTCGATTACTTCACCATTTCAATTGACGATGACCCCGGTTTCAATCCGCCGTTGGTTATGGAAAATTATGTCGTTTACGGCCTATCATATATCTGGACCGAAGCCGATCTGGGGACAACATACTACTGGAAGGTTAAGACATATGCTCATTACGGCGTTTCGGGCTGGTCTGAAACGCGATCATTCACGACTCACTGCCCGGTTGCTGAGATTCCGGAGCTGGTGGGACCGGCCGACGGATCACCATCGCTCAACCAGCCGATTACGCTTGACTGGCAGGGTGTCGGGGGGGCTTACTCGTACTGGTTACAGGTAAGCGAAGCGCCAGATTTTACCGTTCCTGTTATTAATGGTCAGCTTTCCTGGGATGATCGAACAGTGCACGGTTTGACAGCCGGGACAACGTATTACTGGCGTGTCTGCGCCGTCAGCAATGTCTGCGGATGGAGCGACTGGAGCCCGGTCTGGAGTTTCACTGCCGATGCCGATTATATCTGCGGTGATATCAATAATGATAACGGCTTAAACATTCTTGATGTCACCTATTTCATTTATTATTTGTACAAGAGTGGTCCGCCGCCGATCTGCTGGTAA